From a single Phocoena sinus isolate mPhoSin1 chromosome 1, mPhoSin1.pri, whole genome shotgun sequence genomic region:
- the DMRTB1 gene encoding LOW QUALITY PROTEIN: doublesex- and mab-3-related transcription factor B1 (The sequence of the model RefSeq protein was modified relative to this genomic sequence to represent the inferred CDS: substituted 1 base at 1 genomic stop codon) — protein sequence MLRAPRCSRCRNHGFLVPVKGHAGKCRWKQCTCKKCYLITQRQKITAAQQVLQKQVSEEEQEVALCAQGPQLASGDTAAVPGSSLRPLPPPAASGDAHPGPERRAAACFLERPQQGWSPGPSTFQPVLGGRGHVGPSKQAAAAMPSSLRPQLGAEAAGRGCPSRLELSRPLRPVLSPPFADFGPPLSVNSDRVVGSEYLEREPSKLYHNCSSVHPYHPFLLGYQDASLTPRVPLQQGFQHVSCSHYNGAGLTLSPRKPAIVPTLYQALGTVIWQVLAKQPVPGTLCPGVWAMEVEKPVEDLQTRYYLLPPAQLPPRYLLHCVPPPPPSSSLPIVSDPDKENTDDQDAEGPWEPSQPXSQEQSG from the exons ATGCTGCGCGCCCCCAGGTGCTCCCGGTGCCGGAACCATGGCTTCCTGGTGCCCGTCAAGGGACACGCGGGCAAGTGCCGCTGGAAGCAGTGCACCTGCAAGAAGTGCTACCTGATTACCCAGCGCCAGAAGATCACGGCCGCGCAGCAGGTACTCCAGAAGCAAGTCTCCGAGGAGGAGCAGGAGGTGGCCCTGTGCGCTCAAGGGCCCCAGCTGGCCTCCGGGGACACGGCCGCTGTCCCAGGCTCAAGCTTACGCCCGCTGCCTCCGCCTGCCGCTTCGGGAGACGCGCACCCGGGCCCCGAGCGCCGCGCGGCCGCCTGCTTCCTCGAGAGACCCCAGCAGGGCTGGAGCCCCGGCCCGAGCACCTTCCAGCCAGTTCTGGGAGGCCGCGGCCACGTGGGGCCGAGCAAACAAGCCGCCGCGGCCATGCCCAGTTCTCTGAGGCCCCAGCTCGGGGCGGAGGCCGCTGGCCGGGGCTGCCCCAGCCGCCTGGAGCTGAGCAGGCCGCTTCGGCCGGTGCTCAGCCCGCCATTCGCCGACTTCG GGCCCCCTCTGAGCGTCAACTCAGATCGTGTGGTGGGGTCTGAGTACCTGGAAAGAGAGCCTTCCAAGCTGTACCACAACTGCTCCAGCGTGCACCCCTACCACCCGTTCCTGCTGGGCTATCAGGATGCATCCCTTACCCCGCGGGTCCCCCTGCAGCAGGGCTTCCAGCACGTGTCCTGCAGCCACTACAATGGAGCAGGCTTG ACCCTCAGTCCCAGGAAGCCAGCCATTGTGCCCACTCTGTACCAGGCCCTGGGCACTG TCATCTGGCAGGTGCTTGCCAAGCAGCCTGTTCCGGGCACCCTGTGCCCCGGGGTCTGGGCCATGGAG GTGGAGAAGCCAGTGGAAGACCTCCAGACCCGCTACTACCTGCTGCCGCCGGCCCAGTTACCCCCGCGGTACCTGCTCCACTGCGTGCCCCCGCCGCCCCCGTCGTCCTCGCTGCCCATCGTGTCTGACCCGGACAAGGAGAACACTG